The following proteins come from a genomic window of Gynuella sunshinyii YC6258:
- the pheT gene encoding phenylalanine--tRNA ligase subunit beta has translation MKFSEKWLREWVSPDLSSQELMDQITMAGLEVDGFEPVAGSFEGVVVGQIVSAEQHPNADKLRVCQVTDGVDQFQVVCGAANARAGIKVAFAKVGAVLPGNFKIKKAKLRQVESLGMLCSEKELELSDNHDGIMELSESLELGESLKQALGLNDISIEVDLTPNRADCLSIAGLAREVGALNNVKVMVPSIGQVEPEIDDEFPIVVEDWEGCPRYLGRVVRGVNISAETPLWMQERLRRSGVRTIDPVVDVTNYVMLELGQPLHGFDLDVLRDKIIVRQSKAGEEIVLLDGSKVELSDGTLLIADASGPLAIAGIMGGAHSGVTATTQNVFLEAAFFDPIRIAGKARSYGLHTDASHRFERGVDYKLSFQAMERATELLISICGGQAGPVSVIENIDSLPKKELITLPLVKVEQVLGIQLPDDNVEQILVGLGLEVIKKEGRVLTLKAPSFRFDITITEDLIEEIARVHGYNNIPVTYPVSGLEMPALKEADISHRVIKNSLVSLGMQEIVTYSFLDRKTQSLFESELEPVALANPISEDLAVMRTSLIPNLVKTLSYNINRQQERIRLFETGLSFINTNDGLLQNQKLAGLIYGDRYPKNWLATEEVDFYDLKSIVETVLALAPGKQCVFEPGQIEFLHPGQTAFIRCDDDQIIGYLGLVHPSIRKTLGLKKGVFVFELDMSFFNSTRIPEFSELSRYPETSRDIAVIVSDDLPVGELLKAVDEAAGDYLKDKFVFDVYKGKGIDLHRKSVALGLTWQHPSRTLNDEEINGWMNAVIDILSKRFEAKLRG, from the coding sequence ATGAAATTTAGTGAAAAGTGGCTGCGCGAATGGGTGAGCCCCGACTTGAGCTCACAAGAACTGATGGATCAGATCACTATGGCTGGATTGGAAGTTGATGGATTTGAGCCGGTTGCAGGTAGCTTTGAGGGAGTGGTGGTTGGCCAGATTGTGTCAGCTGAGCAGCATCCTAATGCTGACAAGCTGAGAGTCTGCCAGGTAACGGATGGAGTTGACCAGTTTCAAGTGGTATGCGGAGCAGCTAATGCCAGAGCAGGCATTAAGGTCGCTTTTGCCAAGGTCGGAGCGGTGTTACCGGGCAACTTTAAGATTAAGAAAGCCAAGCTGCGCCAGGTTGAATCTCTTGGCATGCTATGTTCTGAAAAAGAACTGGAATTGTCAGATAACCATGACGGAATTATGGAGCTGAGTGAATCTTTGGAGCTTGGGGAATCTCTTAAGCAGGCATTAGGGTTGAATGATATTTCCATCGAAGTTGATTTGACTCCTAATCGTGCAGACTGTTTGAGTATTGCAGGTTTGGCCAGGGAAGTTGGTGCGCTCAATAATGTTAAGGTGATGGTGCCTTCAATTGGTCAGGTGGAGCCTGAGATTGATGATGAGTTTCCCATCGTGGTGGAGGATTGGGAGGGGTGCCCTCGTTATTTGGGGCGTGTAGTTAGAGGGGTTAATATATCTGCAGAAACTCCATTATGGATGCAAGAGCGTCTACGTCGATCAGGAGTGCGCACTATTGACCCTGTGGTGGACGTTACTAACTACGTTATGTTGGAGTTGGGGCAGCCGCTGCATGGCTTTGATCTGGATGTTCTCAGAGACAAGATTATTGTCAGACAATCCAAGGCAGGCGAAGAAATCGTTTTACTGGATGGTTCAAAAGTTGAGTTATCCGATGGAACTTTGCTGATTGCAGATGCTTCCGGTCCTTTGGCGATAGCCGGGATTATGGGAGGTGCGCACTCGGGTGTAACTGCCACCACCCAAAATGTTTTTCTGGAAGCTGCTTTTTTTGATCCTATCAGAATTGCGGGCAAGGCTCGTTCATATGGATTGCACACTGATGCCTCTCATAGATTTGAGCGCGGGGTTGATTACAAGCTTAGTTTCCAGGCCATGGAGCGTGCCACAGAATTGCTCATAAGTATCTGTGGTGGTCAGGCTGGTCCCGTTTCTGTTATTGAAAATATTGATTCTCTTCCAAAGAAAGAGCTTATTACTTTGCCTTTGGTGAAAGTGGAGCAGGTACTGGGGATTCAGTTACCTGATGATAATGTTGAGCAGATTTTGGTTGGCTTGGGCCTCGAGGTAATTAAAAAAGAGGGTCGGGTGTTAACTTTGAAGGCCCCCAGTTTTCGGTTTGATATTACGATTACAGAAGATCTAATTGAAGAGATTGCCAGGGTTCACGGATACAATAATATCCCGGTTACCTACCCTGTATCCGGTCTTGAAATGCCTGCCTTGAAAGAAGCGGATATCAGTCACAGAGTCATAAAAAACTCTCTCGTTTCTTTGGGGATGCAAGAAATAGTGACATACAGCTTTCTGGATAGAAAGACTCAGTCTCTGTTTGAATCAGAGCTTGAGCCGGTAGCCCTGGCAAATCCGATATCTGAAGATCTGGCAGTTATGCGAACTTCGCTAATTCCCAATCTTGTTAAAACTCTTTCTTACAATATCAACAGGCAGCAGGAACGTATCAGGTTGTTTGAAACCGGATTGAGTTTTATTAATACCAATGATGGGTTGCTGCAAAATCAAAAGCTGGCGGGGTTGATCTATGGTGATCGATATCCAAAGAACTGGCTGGCCACTGAAGAAGTGGATTTTTATGATCTGAAGTCAATTGTTGAGACGGTATTGGCGTTGGCACCAGGAAAGCAATGTGTGTTTGAACCTGGTCAGATAGAATTTCTCCATCCAGGGCAAACAGCCTTTATTCGTTGTGATGATGATCAGATTATTGGATATCTCGGGCTCGTGCATCCTAGCATTCGTAAGACTTTAGGATTGAAAAAGGGTGTGTTTGTCTTTGAGTTGGACATGTCTTTCTTTAATAGTACGCGCATCCCAGAATTTTCTGAATTATCCAGGTATCCTGAAACCAGTCGTGATATTGCGGTGATCGTAAGTGATGATTTACCTGTGGGCGAGCTGTTAAAGGCTGTCGATGAGGCAGCAGGAGACTATTTGAAAGACAAGTTTGTCTTTGATGTTTATAAAGGTAAGGGTATTGATCTACATAGAAAAAGTGTTGCGTTAGGCTTGACCTGGCAGCATCCTTCGCG
- the pheS gene encoding phenylalanine--tRNA ligase subunit alpha: protein MENLEKLVSQAEIEINESNEVSALEQLRVQYLGKKGEITSLLKALGTLPPEERPAAGARINEAKEKVSNFINARRDKLETDVLNAQLNQETLDVTLPGRGQNIGGLHPVTRTIQRMEDFFGSIGYKVAEGPEIEDDYHNFEALNIPGHHPARAMHDTFYFDANTLLRTHTSPVQVREMEKGKLPIRIICPGRVYRCDSDLTHTPMFHQVEGLLVDEKVSFSDLKGTIQRFLQVFFEKDLGVRFRPSFFPFTEPSAEVDMECVMCNGKGCRVCSHTGWLEVMGCGMVHPNVLEASGVDSTRYQGFAFGMGVERLTMLRYGVNDLRIFFENDLNFLRQFS, encoded by the coding sequence ATGGAAAATCTAGAAAAATTGGTCTCACAAGCAGAAATTGAGATTAACGAGTCCAATGAAGTTTCCGCACTTGAACAATTGAGAGTCCAGTACCTCGGTAAGAAGGGAGAAATTACTTCTTTGCTTAAAGCTCTCGGAACTCTTCCTCCAGAAGAGAGGCCTGCAGCGGGTGCCAGAATCAATGAAGCAAAAGAAAAAGTCAGTAATTTTATCAATGCACGGCGTGATAAGCTTGAAACTGATGTTCTCAATGCCCAGTTAAATCAGGAAACCCTGGATGTTACTCTTCCGGGAAGAGGGCAGAATATTGGAGGGTTGCACCCCGTAACCCGTACTATCCAGCGTATGGAAGATTTCTTTGGCAGTATTGGTTATAAGGTTGCTGAAGGTCCTGAAATTGAAGATGACTATCATAACTTTGAAGCATTAAACATTCCCGGTCATCACCCTGCACGTGCTATGCATGACACGTTTTATTTTGATGCCAATACCCTGCTTAGAACTCATACGTCACCTGTTCAGGTACGAGAAATGGAGAAGGGAAAGTTGCCTATTCGCATCATATGTCCCGGGAGAGTATATCGTTGTGACTCCGATTTGACACACACTCCGATGTTTCATCAGGTGGAAGGTTTATTGGTTGACGAAAAAGTATCGTTTTCTGACTTAAAAGGAACGATTCAGCGCTTCTTGCAGGTTTTTTTTGAAAAAGATCTCGGTGTACGTTTCAGGCCGTCCTTTTTTCCGTTTACGGAGCCATCCGCCGAAGTGGATATGGAATGTGTGATGTGTAATGGCAAGGGATGTAGAGTGTGCAGTCATACAGGTTGGCTTGAGGTAATGGGGTGTGGGATGGTTCATCCTAATGTACTTGAGGCCAGTGGTGTTGATTCCACCAGATATCAGGGGTTTGCATTTGGTATGGGTGTGGAGCGTCTTACCATGCTTCGCTATGGAGTCAATGATTTGCGTATCTTCTTTGAGAATGACCTGAATTTTCTGCGTCAATTTAGCTAA